The genomic segment tggcaggattgagagcagctgagacagcaacgtagccatgcaagaaagatgacgtgcaggcgacagaaaagtcactcactcactcactcactcactcactcactcactcactcactcactcactcactcactcactcactcactcactcactcactcaatcaatctgacaatctgacaattaatcaatcaatcaatcaatcaatcaatcaatcaatcaatcaatcaatcaatcaatcacacaggtgttaactaatctgtaattatattgcaagcaattcctaatcctactttacctttgtataaggcacaggtgtcaaattgtgcttcatattcatgtcattactcgaattgcaaattatcttccctcttaataatgttgtaagtttaaatattagaccagtttgtatttgtctgatttgaaagcgagttactcgtcagcttgttttgcaactcccacaatatgaggcgctcacacatctactcgggtatgacagtcataccggccctccaaaagaagccatgactacaccgcggcccttgaacaaatgagtttgacacccctggcacaggagatagccttctcatttatcaatcgcgtatcttaaatcatgcttttcctcctttgaagcgactatgtacttcaaacccaaacggcaccattttatagggaaaaatttgtcgaatttattcgttgtcgacataatactggtcgcaaatttgcatgtagagcatttttgatttgttgatcatagacatcagttgaacactctttctggtctgtgtctaaagtcttcaaccaacttatcttgtttttgtttagttcggccaatgtctgtgtaatttgctctacgttggaattttatttttatcctgcccaatagttggtcaatttgtatttgtaatggcaccccgttatattccaatggacggccctggagatcaaaaggactccaggtgcctttaacgcttgcccaatgtttggttaaggatgccatgaaaacctgttgtacttcatcacctctcaaattataggaagcaatgagttgtttaatttggggtacaaagacggaaaggatggttcgctttgccgtgccacaacatctgtctttgtaatttgatcatttttctcatcttcattcatcacattcttagctgcgattcttaagcgagctcgcgctgacactgtgtcatcatcttcctgtctgtgcaacagcaagttcttttttatcttttcttcgtcttccttatctttcacttttcctctcatctgggaaaatgagaatgtaattttgctttttaatttttaattttaagtcttgcaaaattgctatatccttactgcaccgagataaactgttaaacatatctttaaacaaaaacaatctatgctcctgcagagactcttcaaaatgggacccaaatgtcagattacaaatcaaacctcctccttcactctcacattttttgatagaacagtctacttagctagacactgtcatatcgtactaaataatggcctgcaaattaaatataatgttgttgctgtggtccctcaaaacatgtgactagaatttggacaattactaacccccatcaattgataaattatctcctcactaaagtcctagcctgttaacctatctgcatcaagaagacatttgcaatgcaggggattagagaataataataacaccagtgatttctaatcattaacctaattttatccagttctacaatgtatgttttctcttactctcacatttttatgagggttgggcactctcctcgtcggatgagtttctgcccacaaccgtcatattattctataatttctaatttttacatttaacaatgcaaatctgataaaccattgtctagcacaccgttttcgtgcaccaatttagcgcaattccaacctttataacgaactgatacacaaagacaaacatacacagaaacaaacacacgggcccacaacatagacatgacaatcttcccagctgataacaagggtggggggagcaactgaagtgcggagagcctcgccaccgccacgtcgcataatgcaacccacctctgtccaaaatatgcatttgtcaagatattttatattttcggtgtcgacctcttccatcaatttccaatctttgcattttaattcatgtcggggtagcagcttttgtttgctatttgattttcccatggtttattttctaaatttcggagttggcaattcgaatggcacctacagtgtcctaaagccaactttattcacaggacagtggttaaatgttcgatgtgtggcgagtctcttttcaccttcccagaggaagcagagagtccttgctttcatccacacaaagccactgtttacaatcctgtgttgtttacatagaggagagctcaaatgaggtcactctcagtcaaaccatacacacacacacaatgcgcacttttatcgtctcacaggcaagcaggggagtccaccctcccgtggattttaacaaaccttcctattgtgtaagaaaacttattttgcctttttcttgaagtagatataaaacctatcttttcatggataaatgagccaaaccagctaaacaagagttaagaaaaacaccacagatggcagcagaaagctaacacattaggaaggttaagttaggaggccccacgacacctcagtggaatttaactgctccaaattacctgtactttttagaaaacagaggagtccgccctcccggggAATTTAATTGACTTatacgtcaggggactccaccatcccctgcagaatttaactgtttctaattgcacttgatagggtctagaattgtcaaggttttaagtgacctcttgtcactgtactttcattactttcaacagaatcaagattcgtactcacagtctgctgggccttctcctcggatgatctcgtcaaccactccggcgtccagctgactgatcgagtcagccctgtgaaaagggtttcctctatatgccttggccaaggacttgtcctgggtcgaaaagtcagctggaatcccgaaataggtctattgagaccccggaacgagcccccaaaaatctgttaggttcaaagtgctaactgaatatctgaataagagaaaaggatcagcagacaaaaaacaagtgaggcagaatattgagtcttttctcgcgaggagtgcattcagacttacagcaatccgactacactaaaaatctgttttacactcctcgctctttttatttggaatgccctacccacagtgtgagacgattagcccttaaggggggggggggggggggggggggggaagagattgtggcttcgtctcgtaagaaacaaaaagtaacgcacaaagtgttgcgtgcagatatggctatatcagcaaaacagtttaagcgatattctgagagataaaaagagaaagtgtcgttctttaacaaagatcagaaggttcatgacgcattgtttgacgtgttgttttcacgatctgttctggtggacgctgagctgtcagcagcatcttgtttgacacaaccgtcatctcgcccctgacccagccgtaatccttctgttctgttgtacaagataagaataagcaaggcaaagcagcaagcatactgaacagtaatattgtgaataagtactcattagaacgcatgataacatatatatacaatttttctaacagtatctctgtcatttaaacactgcagcacaacctcgcagatgtcctccccccaTGTTtagccttttagtggtatcaatttcttctggcggcccattagagttcacgtacctgcatagcagagctgtttgttcgatatcggtcacgtcacacgactcatccatcacaggcaattgagaaagCTGAAGCTGAATTGATGcccttgatttgctgatcggtgatattgtttgccattcaaattaccatttccttcactgtttttgcggagagaggcatgtctttaattttctgaatgatctcggttttgtttttgaagtcagaatataggcactctgatattttaacgaatgaatccttcatgtactcgccatcggtgaatggttttccgcgctttattatctcccgggatgcaacaaaacttgcagcagtagtagagtttgaagatgcaatccacttcttgaaactgttttttcgtccctcaaattgcacctttcctctcagttccaactgggtgaccGGCAGAAAATTTaacatgctttagctgaaaatgtcgctccaaattactcttcttgttatatttgacaacttctcattgcaaatcaaacattcaggcaatccttcagcattggcaatgaaagcaaatagttgagtccattctttcttaaactctctggtctcatcagcaatctttctctttttgccttttgaatccatggcccatcactcacacacctgtttgttttcaactcgcctgtgctgtgtcgcttgctaTGACACAATTTTGCGGCTTTCTGAAGttcggtatttttaatatatttgcaagtacatacattttctacagcataagaatgtttgtctcatgattaccatctaaaaaacatatttaaaaaaacaaaaaaaaaacaaaaaaaacatatttttccattttcacgcatttttgcaaGAGCTCCGTCAGCAAGGGTTGtgctaaagagccgcatgcaGCTCTGGAGACGCGGGTTGCCGACCTCTGGCCGAGGGTGACGAGACGTCCTCTTTCCCGGACATGTCTTACTTTTGAGCCCTAAAAaactttgtgtgcgtgtgtgtgtgtgtgtgtgtgtgtgtgtgtgtgtgtgtgtgtgtgtgtgtgtgtgtgtgtgtgtgtgtgtgtgtgtgtgtgtgtgtgtgtgtgtgtgtgtgtgtgtgtgtgtgtgcgcgcgcgcgcgcgcgtgcgtacgtgcgtgcgtgtttgtgtatttTGGCGTGACCACAAATGTAAAAGTTTATTTCATGCGATGTTAGAAAATGAGCCATGTCAAAGTAGCGTGAAACCGAGAGATGGCGATAGAGCAACAAgtgacagctagccacgcctattGAACACAAGAAGAACAGTCACAAATAAGCGTAGCAAGCTGACAGCTGGGAGAAATCGTTTAGTTCTACCCCCTTCATTCTTGTATTCCTCGCGTTGCGCTAATGGAGCATCTTGGCCGAGCATTGTGCATCATCACCGGGGCGTCCAAAGGTTTTGGCCGGGCGCTTGCAAAGGAGATGGCGCGGGTGGTGAAGCCCGGATCGGTGTTCGTCCTAGTAGCCAGATCTGGTGACGAGCTGCAGACTCTCAAGACAGAGTTGGTCAAGTCGGAATTGGAAGTTCGATGCGTGGTGTTGGATCTCTCCCAGATGGAAGCACCAGAGAGGGTCGTCCAGATCGCGAAAGAGTCTATTTCACCGGACATAGAACATGTTATTCTCGTTAACAACGCTGGTAAGATCAgtattgtgtgttgtgtttgtaATTATCTTGTTACCATCTTAAATATTCAGTGTAGCTAATTGCCTCATTCTGTCTGCTCAGCGGCTCTCGGTGACGTGTCCCGATTTTCCAAAAGCTTTACCAGCATGGCCGAGGTGGACTCCTACCTATCTTTCAATGTCAGCTCTGCTTTGTGTCTCACTGCCCGCGTGCTGCAAGCCTTTCCAAAGCAATCAGGTTTGTGCCGCTGCGTGATCAACATCTCCTCACTGTGCGCGCTGAAGCCGTTCTCCTCTTGGGTGCTGTACTGTACTGGCAAGGCGGCCCGAGATATGATGTTCAAGGTTCTGGCAGAAGAGGAGCCAGACCTGCGTGTGCTCAACTATGCTCCAGGTGGGTGGTGGGGTGCTTGGTTATATTTATGTTTATGGGGCTGATGGGGGTTGAAAAATACTCAATGGATTTGTTTCTTCAATATTAcaacagagattttttttaaggtcctctttatgtgtattttttaacaaacaagcaaagaTTCATTTGAATTACAATAAACAATAGTATCAAAATTATTACACATGAACAGTTTGGAGTGGAGGAGGATTGTTTATATTGGGCTTGTAGGATAATCATTTTTTTACTCCTCGATGTTGTGACTGAGAACTCAGGtttttcgtttgtttgttttattttatatgaAAAAAAGATACAAATAAAACCTATGCGCAAAGCATGCCGTCTCAAATGCCAATATTCTGTTACTATGTTATTGTTGATTATATTTTGCCTTCGCTCTTTTTTGTATTTAACCAGGTCCATTGGACACAGACATGCAGTTAGTAGCCAGGACCAGAACGGGGGAAATTAGCTTAAGAAGGGCGTTTGCCGATATGTTTGATGAAAGCCAGCTGCTCACATGTGAGACCTCATGTGCTAAACTGATGAAGCTGCTGCTGGAAGACAAATACAAATCAGGAGATCATATTGATTTCTATGACATGTAGGACCTGCAGCACATTACAGAGCACACATCCAGTTATTCATTGAGTGTGGACCTGACTTTTTATATCTTGAATGTGTCATATTGTTACGCTCACATGTATAATGTAAGACGCATTTATTTTGTATCAAATCAACGGAAAAGTATTTCTGAAGATCTGTTGTAGTAGATTGATCATACTTTttaagaaattattttgaaaagaaaGTGCCTGCCAGCATTCTAAATATATTC from the Syngnathus scovelli strain Florida chromosome 13, RoL_Ssco_1.2, whole genome shotgun sequence genome contains:
- the LOC125979844 gene encoding sepiapterin reductase, giving the protein MEHLGRALCIITGASKGFGRALAKEMARVVKPGSVFVLVARSGDELQTLKTELVKSELEVRCVVLDLSQMEAPERVVQIAKESISPDIEHVILVNNAAALGDVSRFSKSFTSMAEVDSYLSFNVSSALCLTARVLQAFPKQSGLCRCVINISSLCALKPFSSWVLYCTGKAARDMMFKVLAEEEPDLRVLNYAPGPLDTDMQLVARTRTGEISLRRAFADMFDESQLLTCETSCAKLMKLLLEDKYKSGDHIDFYDM